In one window of Dokdonia sp. PRO95 DNA:
- a CDS encoding pyridoxal-phosphate dependent enzyme, whose translation MNLKDGVKSSDNKVSSEAMALSLFVKDTTKSLTDRLESYEDIINLEVGDTGLTRAKSLEREFDIRQLYIKYEGDNPTGTQKDRIAFAQVYDALRRDFHTMSLATCGNYGVAVALAAKLGGIACNIYIPESYHTDRVVEMERLGATIFRLEGSYEDVVTASSKLAQEHEWYDANPGGANTPLQISAYSQIAVEIVDELGDAPQYCAAPVSNGTLFAGIYRGFVSLYKRGKTSRIPKMIAASSTGKNPIIQSHKEGLDHCRDLDPDKIKETKYNEPLINWHSFDGEEALYAIQQSDGKAFNISDKKMREMSTLLLKKEGLRILPASTAGLIALLEHDEKENLAPDRFVAVLTAKN comes from the coding sequence ATGAATCTTAAAGACGGTGTAAAATCATCAGATAATAAAGTATCCTCAGAAGCAATGGCACTTAGTCTGTTTGTAAAAGACACCACAAAATCACTTACAGACCGTTTAGAATCTTACGAAGACATTATCAACTTAGAAGTAGGTGATACAGGTCTAACAAGAGCAAAATCTCTTGAACGTGAGTTTGACATTAGACAGTTATACATCAAATACGAAGGTGATAACCCTACGGGAACACAAAAAGATAGAATTGCCTTTGCACAAGTATATGATGCCCTGCGTAGAGATTTTCATACCATGTCACTCGCTACTTGCGGTAACTACGGTGTCGCAGTTGCACTTGCTGCAAAGTTAGGCGGAATTGCTTGTAACATATACATTCCAGAGTCCTATCACACAGATCGTGTTGTAGAGATGGAACGTCTGGGAGCTACAATTTTTAGACTAGAAGGTAGTTATGAGGATGTAGTCACTGCTAGTAGTAAACTAGCACAAGAACATGAATGGTATGATGCAAATCCTGGAGGTGCAAATACACCGCTACAGATATCTGCATACTCACAAATTGCAGTAGAGATTGTAGATGAATTAGGTGACGCGCCACAGTATTGCGCTGCACCGGTTTCTAATGGGACATTATTTGCTGGGATTTATAGAGGCTTTGTGAGTTTATATAAACGAGGCAAAACCTCTCGCATTCCTAAAATGATTGCAGCTTCTTCTACAGGTAAAAATCCTATTATTCAATCTCATAAAGAAGGTCTAGACCACTGTCGTGATCTTGATCCAGATAAGATTAAAGAAACTAAGTACAATGAGCCACTTATAAACTGGCACAGCTTTGATGGAGAGGAAGCTCTGTATGCTATCCAGCAATCTGATGGAAAAGCATTTAACATTAGTGATAAAAAAATGCGAGAGATGAGTACGCTCCTACTTAAAAAAGAGGGACTACGCATTCTTCCTGCATCAACTGCTGGTCTTATTGCACTCTTAGAACATGATGAAAAGGAGAATCTCGCTCCAGATCGTTTTGTAGCAGTACTTACTGCTAAAAATTAA